The Ictidomys tridecemlineatus isolate mIctTri1 chromosome 1, mIctTri1.hap1, whole genome shotgun sequence DNA window CTGTAAAACCCTACCAAGTAATGGTATGCCCTTGTATGTCCAGGGCAAGGTCAAACCATGTCAAAATCTTTTACTCCATCCAGTCCATCCCAAATAGGATAGACCAGACAGATGGTGAGGTCTCCCCCATCTCCACCAGAAACATCACCACCAACACCTCCTCTCCAACTCCCCAGATGAATTCACTAGGTCATTTGCCCAGgtcaatggatggaactagagactatcaggctaagtgaaataagccaatctcaaaaaccaaaggccaaatatattctctctgatttgtggagcCTAACGGGAACAAgggaggttggggaggggaaAAGCATAAATAGATTGGACTCAAAAAAGGGTAatgaagaaagggagggggaaaggaaatAGGGAAGATGGTAGAAGTAATTGGTCAGAACTTTCCTAggcttgtatttgaatacaccaCCAGGGTAATTCCACATTATGTAGGACTACAAGAGTGAGAACCTAGTAGAATCagttatactttatgtatatatagtctgccaaaatatattctactgtcatggataactaaaaattatatatgtatatatgaaaaaatttttaaaaagtctccatTCCCCAGGATATCAGCTCCTTCAGTTGTGCCATGTAGAGGGCCATaagataaggaaggaaggaaggaagggaggaagaaaggaaagaaggaggaaaaagcaCAGAGTCAATTTTAAGGATGCAGTGAAGAGCCACTAGCTAAGTTTTTGGAGCCCCATTGTTTGGTGAGGATGGGAAATGAAAGCAGTAAGGCCTGCTCCTGGTTCCCAAGGAAAAGAGAAGTGTATTTAGAGGCTCCACCTCCAGATGGCAAAGGCTGCCCAATGTAGCCAGCTGGAAGGACCCCaagaagggaggagggacccCGTTAGTTGCTTTTTGTCCCCCACCTCTCCACCCACAACCCGCTAGGTGAACACACCTCTCTCTCCCAATTTCCAAAGGCGCATCCACGAATGAATCATTACTGTTATTTCCAATTtggtgcattttctttttttccttttcgaATTCAGGAGACCCATCAATTATTCAGTGCTCGGTGATGATCTCAGGCAGTGACACCTCGGTCTGTCGGTCTGCGCGGTGTGTCTGAAGGGAAGCCATCTGGCCTTGCTTAACTTGTTCATCCCTGGGCCCCCGCTCCCCTCTCCTAAGGTGTGGCGGCCGTGGAGAGAGCCAAACCATCAATATTTCACAGCGTAATTAAAGTAAGCCAAGAGCTTCGGGCCTCTTGCAACTGGCTCCCTTTTCCAAAACAAGCACCTGGCATCCTGGGCAGGGGCACACCCAGGGAGAAATGGGCGACTGGTTCAAGTTGGGGTGGGGGAGCCAGGGAGCCCAGGATTTCATCTAAAGGGACCTCCCGGAGAATGGAGAGACAGCTTGCATGGCTGGAAGGACGGATGGGGGGCTGGCCTCCCCTCGGGGATCTTTTTGGAGTCCTGACCAGGAGTAGGAGTTGGTGGGCGGCTGGGAACCGCAGCAGGGCTGCAACCGCTGTCGAATGCACATGAACCTGGGGTCCCCGGCACAGGCTTCCCACACCAAGGGAGGGGGCGTGAGCCGTGGTGTAGATCCCTGCGCTGCTGTCTCCCCTTTCTCCTGCCGAGGTCCCCAAGTGCCAAGGCCCGCGCCACCATCCAGGCAGGCGCGCAGGAGAGCTGGGAGCCCAGCGATTTATACATCTATTAATTACCTCCAGCATGGAAGAACTGCCTATAAATACAGTGGCACTTTAGATAAAACTTTCATGCAGCTATTTAgatcctttaaaatataaatgatttcctctaaattttttatcataaatcaGGGCATGAAGCTAGGCGACAAGACGCCGATTTCCCCCCTGATGGGAGCAAAGCCTTCACTTGTTttccctcttcccttttcttttcttcctttctttttctatttttcttaatttttcttttcttttcttttttttatttaggaaGGGTGattaatggcttttttttttttttttttttttttaccgatTCTGGGGCCTAAGGGCAAGCAAAAAAGTGGCAGGAAGTTTCACCCCCTTTTTCTGGAGGTTGCTTTGTGTGTGGAGAAAGCTTATGGTCTGGGGTCAGCAGACCTTAGTTTAAATCCTATCTGAGCTACCTATTCCTGTGTGACCTCAAAGAACATGCTTAACTTCTCTGATCCTCAGTTCTTCTTTCTGTGAAAAAGAAGTAATAACAGTTCCTGTTAGTGAGGATTAACTGATATAATGCCCAGCCAGGCTCTCAAGTGAGAGCTGTATACTGGTAGACAAGTCATTTCATGTCTCTGAGCTCCAGTTTCCTTTTCTATAGAAAGGAAAAGGGTGAGGGGATAATGCCTGTTTCTGAGAGTTACTGTGAAAGCAGAGTAAGACAGCAGCAGACTCTTAAGGTGTCTTAAAGTAGGGATGATGGGGGTCTTGTTCTTCATTTTATCCCCAGGCCTAGAATGTGCTAGTGTCTGAGGAGATGCTCAGAAAGCCTTTCTTGAATACCGGAAGCAACAGAGATCTTGTGCAGTGGGCCCTACAGAACCATCAGAACTTGATTTCCATTGATGATGATGGATTTGGCCACCACCCTCTTTCCAAGACCCATACTTTGAGCCTTGAATATCTACACAGGGAGGGGATAAGGAGCCTTTCTCCCTAGCCTTCTAGTAGTGATTAAGAAACAGAGACCATGAGTGGCttgtccagggtcacacagcagCTTGGCTATATATCCACATGTAAATCCTGTGCTCTGTCCACTGTACTACTCCCTTGCTACCTCTTCACGACAGAGCTGGCTAGAGAAGTGGCCTAATTGTTTGGCCTGTGAAAGAGAGGGATATCAAGTAGGCCACAAAGGATTGACCTCACGATTTTATACTCTAAGATGCCTGGGAACTGGAGATGGAGGAAGGCAAAACCAGTCCTTATCTACCAGGAAGAGGGCTCTGTGATGGTAGAGTCCAGAGAGCACAGAGCTAGCCATACTGCTGCCGCCCAGGTATCTCCAGTGTAGAGCTCACCTTTGAAGACACGGCAGGACCTACAGTACAATGGGGGGCtgtcaaaaagctaagcacccaaGGTCAGAAGTTATTAGAAAGGGTCTCCTGGCAACAGCACCTTAGATCCAAACTGTCAATCGGGATTCCCCATGAAGCACTAGCCTCAGCCCCCATCCCCCAATGGGGACCTCTCTTTTATACTCTGCATAGCTTCAATCCAGTTCCTGCCAAGGCACCAGCAAGGTCCTCTGAGCGTGGACCTCACATGCTATCATCACCCTTGGCCCCCTCTCTGCTCAGAATAGCTCCTGGCCAACCCATGTCTCTCTGTTCTCTGTTTATTCACTACCTCACTCaagccccttccccttccttgaaCACCCCAGGCTTGTTCCCACTTTTGTACTTACTGATCCTTTTatcttccctcttctccctcagGCCTTGGCCTCAAGCTCACTTCTTCCCTTTCACCCCTTCTATTCTGCCCCACCACTCTGGGTTAttttctctgtagcagttgtttaCTATCTTATTTATTCCTTCCCTTTGGCTCAAGTGACAGCCCAGGAGATTGATTCATGGGTATGATGGGGGGaagtgctgcttttttttttttgcagttaaaTTCCTATATTCTGTCATAGTGGTTGCCTAatataggtgctcagtaaatatatgttcagtgaaaaaaaatgtgtttgggaAGTGCTCTTAGAGATCCACCTGGCTCGGTCCTTTTtcaaatggagaaactgaggctgagagaggcAGGAAGTGCCTGTCCACaacggggggtggggtggggggagggctcCTGTCGCGTGCCCATCAGGCAGATCAAGCATCTAGGATGCTTGGCCTCCGGCTCCTGAGTCCCTCTGGGCATCTCGGATCGTCCAAGCTGGAGCAGACAATGAGGGGCAGCGGCCGACAGGCGAGTCCAGCAGCAGATGCACAGGCGGCGAGTACATGTGAGAAGTTTGTGAAAAGAgatgagagaaagggagaggaagaccAGGCAGGCGGCTGCGAACACCTGGCCAGGCAGCCATGCCAGCTGCCTCCCCGCGATGGCATCTTGAATTCGGGAGTCCTATCCAGGAGGCCATCTCCCATTccaccctccctgccccctctccAATGCTCCAAGGTGAGGCTTGGCCAGAAAAGAAGGTGGTTGGGGGTAGCTGCTGCTTTTCCGAACCTGCTTCTGCCGGAAGTGTGCTTGGAGCCTGTCCAGCCTCGGAGTCTttggaagaaggagaaaagtaAAACCCTGCTCACCCTATTGCCTCAGCCCCTGGGCTTGGGTGAAGGGTAATGGGTGCCAGCCCAGGTTGTTAGTTAAGAGCAAGGGCTGGGGAGTCAGATAAACCTGGATTCCAATCCCCACCCCATCAGTGCCTAACTGTATGGTCTTGAGAATGTTAATCTCTgtgtgtctcagttttctcatctgcaaaatgggcacAATGATATAGGCTTGGTACAGAAATTCAGTACTTCTGAAGCACCTAGCTCAGAGCCTTGCAAATAGGAGCCACTCTATAAAAGTCTATTGTTGTCACCATCATCCCCTCTGCTAGAGTCCTGGGGAGAACATtgttcatgtattcattcatttgacaCAAGTTACAGTAAGCTTCTACATGGTGCTTTGCCCATAGACACAAGTAttggagacagaggagagagagagagagaaaaaaaaacaaacttattttCAAAGAAGTCTCAGAGTTCTTCAAAGAGCAGAGGGCACAAAAATCTCACATTCTTACTAAGAAATAATAGAGGAAGATTCAAAAGACATTGGGAGCTCTTAAAAGGAAAACTCTTGAGTCTCCAGGAAACTCACATAATTAGGCAGGGCCACCCCTCCCCCAactactggggcttgaacccagggatgctctactactgagtcacaaacccagtcctttttattctgagacagtgtctcactgagttgcccaggctggacttgaacttaggatcctcttgccttagcttcctgagttgctggtattacaggcatgtgccaccactcctggcctaGGACAGGGCTTCAATCAAAAACAATATTGAGTCCAGTGATAGGTGTCCCGAGTAAGATTTGCAATTTGTGAGTCCCATCTGCATTCAAATCATGGATATCTCTTAAAGAGCCCTTATCGTCAAAATCTCTGGGTGTGAGGCTGGGATGCTGTAGTTTTAAAAGGCTgcaggttatttttatttatactaaaGTTGAGAGCTACTAGCTCATAGGAAAATGCCACTGcaccccctccccatccctttgTTCCCTACAAAGCTAGTCCTTCTGGAGGATTGAATGCTTTGTACCCTCACTTAGAGTTTATGTGGCAATTCTGTGTATCTGCCCTCTTTCCCCACAGAACCTACTTACAAGACCCAGCCATCAGCATCCCAAGCATTCTGGAATGCTGCTTTAATAAAGGATATGGCCCCTTTAGTGACACTTGCTTTAATGCCCATGTGGTCCTTACTTGGAACCTGGACAAATTTTGTTTGGCCCATGTACACGGTGCAcatgtgggagtgtgtgtgtgtgtgtgtgtgtgtgtgtgtgtgtgtgtgtgtgaactgtaATTTAATGCCATGGGTTGAGCATGCACTGTCCAATTTATCATCATTCAATCTCCCTTTCATGTACCCAACTGGAGTAACTAACTTATTTTACCAGATTTGCCTTTAATTGAATTTAAGTTTGCAAATCCTGGAAGGTGTTGTTAATTGTGTTCTAAGGCTCCCCTTCCAATTGTGTTCTGTATGGTCTGTCTCTTCCAGGCTGTTATCtccaggacctttccatgaagaCTAGTCCTTAGTGATGAATATCAGCTTACTGCTGGCTGCAGAGAGCTGCTAGTAGACCTTCTGGGAGGGAAGGATGGGAGAATGTTTTCCGGTTTGTGATCCTAATgcctgggggtggtggtggtggaagtgGAGCTGGTGAGGTAAGGGTCAACTCTGAAGACAGAGCagttgttggttttgttttgtcacTGACTGATACCTGACTGTGATCCCGTCAGCAACTCCAAGGACCCtgaggaaacagagaagagaaagaagatggatgTGGATGGGCCTAGTTTCTGCAGATTCAGCTTCCCAACTAGGGTATTATGGAGTGAGCGTGGGTCCTAGGGCACCACGAGGCCAGGCATGATGCAGATCCCATACCCCCACTTTCATTCTCCTTTTCCCTTTGGGCTTCCAGCATTGGATAGAAACAAGACTTAGTGATCCTAAATAGTAAAAAACTACTGCTCTGCTTTTGGGAAACCGATGGATCCTGAACAGAAATTCTGATTtgctcaaaatgttttttaaattaaccatTTTTTTGATTGTTAAAGTTGGAAGCTTTTAGCAATGATCTCCTTATAGGTAAGCTGAGGTCTAGCATCAGAGTGCAGCTCCAAACCTAGGCCTCTCTGAGGCCTgtagtgtgatatatatatatatatatatatatatatatatatattccatcgtcatatatatatattaaatatatatcctCCATCgtgatatatatattaatatatatattaatctcGCCATCCTTATTTCTTGCCTTATTCCTGAGTATACAATTTCCTGCTGTGGATTTTAGACTGGCCACTCTCTGAAGGCAGGGCTGGAGTCTGATTCACATTTGTGTTTCAGTCCTTGGTATTCTGGCATAAAGCTGGAGCTAAAGAATAGAGAGGAAGGAACCACAGTTTGCACCCTCAGAGGAAACATTCCCCAGGGATATAACCCCAGGCCATTCCCACTCTCCATCACTTTCTCTTTAAGttgaggaagaagagaggaactAACGTTTATTCTGATTTCcaatgtgccaggtactgtgtcAAGTCCGTCTCTCAGAGTGTTCCTCTCAATAATCAGCGGGGAAGaaactattatccccattttacagatgaggacccTGCAGTACAGAAGCGTTGAGAAGATCTAATGGTCTCTCCGCCAGAGAGAGGTAGAGGTGCATTTTGAGGGAGTCTGAGGGAGGGTGCACAAGGCTGTGAGGAAGTTTACTCAACACTAGTTTGAGTAATGCGCAATGCTTTCTTGACTACTCTAGCTCAAAACATCTTCACTGGAACCCAAGAAAGCACACGTGAATGCAATTCCCAATTCAGAGCGGAGGAAAGAGTCACAGAAGTTTGGCAAAAGCGCTTGCGCCTGGCGTCCTCCGCCTGGATTCCGCCCCCGCACCTCCTCCCCGCCCTGAGCTGGCGTGGATGGGAAGGGATTGAGGGTGTCAAGTGGAAAGGAAAGTTGGGCGTAGGCAGGACTTCCTCTTAGGTcagggtgtgggtgtgtgtgtgagtctccTCCATCGTCCCGCCCCCATCGCGTTAAGATTCTGGGGAACGGGGCACACGCACTCCCGAAGCTCAGGTGATGCGCCTAAAACCCTGAAAACCGCTCCCTTGGCGGAAGCGGAGGTGGCTGCGGAGACGCAGCTGGGCGCGCGGGGTTTCTTTCCCAACCCTGAGCGCGGCCGCAGTCCCTGGATTCCCCATCCATTATTGACGATGTTTACCAGCTcggggaaaggagagaaaataagagggaagaagaggggaagagagggcagGAGACACGGGGTGGGCGGGGAGAGGGAGGGAATCCGGACAGGATCACCTGGGCCCTCAAGTCTCGAAACTTCTGGAAGACACAGAGGCTAAGTAGTCAAGAGTCCCGGAAATCAATTGTGGGGCCGGGCACACAGTAGGCTGTTGGAAATATTTGGGGGGATGGATAACAGAGTGAGTAAATGGCTCTATTCAACCACGTAGTCTTGGGCCAAAAGCCTTAACCTTCTGACCTTTGATTTCCCCATCTATATAAGGGGATCATTGCCCCATAGGATTGAACTCTAAATGGAACTCTAAATGGCTTAGCACATATTAGTAGCTCAAAAATAGTAGCTGTTGTTAGGGGCAATGGGGTTTGTAAGCAGGGATGGCCCAGCAGAAGTGCATTGACCTTAATTAAGCAGGCCAGGTGGGCTGTTCTGAACTGTCACTATTCTAGAGAACTTTCAGAAAGCTTCCTTCCCTTGGAAGATTGGAGAAAGCAAGAGAGGCAAGCATGTGAGGGAAGCCACAGGCCTCTAGCACAGGAAAAACAGTTACTGCCCGTACCTCCACCCAGGCGGGCTCCTGGGTGGGGGAAGGTCAACAGGGGCTCATTCTGGCAACCTCTCGCCTTTGCCGGACTTGGTCTGGGTTCTGGAGGCGCCTCTTCTCTGAGCAGCGGTGCTGGACTCTGGTGGACTGCTCGGGCGTGGGGCCAGGAGCGCCCTGGAAATGGGCAATTTGGCGGCCGCCCGGCcgactgtggtgtgtgtgtgtgtgtgtgtgtgtgtgtgtggtggggtatCGGAGTAGGGTCAGCTTCCTGCCCCTGCTCAGCACAAGACTGCCTTCGATCCAGACAGTGCGAGTTGGAACCGGACAGAGAGGTTCGGGActttggggagggggagggaagtcCAGGACGAAGAAGAAAGAATCCGTAAGGTCTGGCAGGTTGGAGCCAGGCGGGGCGGGGCGGTCGGGGAGAGACCCGGGCAGGCCTGGGTATAAATGCTGTGGAGGGGGCGGCCTCGGCGGGCACTGAGAGGCGCGCCGTGAGCTGCTGTCTCGCCTTGCCTCCCGGGCAGCCCCTGCGACTCCCGGGCTCGTGTGCACGCCTGCGCGCGCCCGGGCCCTTCCTGGCAGGCTGCTTGTAAGATGAGTGAAGAAGCaggtgggggagaggggaggcagCAAGCGAGAGGGCGAGGGGAGCGCGGGCGCTGATCGGCGCTCACTTGGAGCGCGGCGAGCAGGCAAGACGAGCCTGATTCCATGTCCCCCGCTGCCTCCCTGCCAGACGCGCGAAGATGATGGCCATGAACGCCAAGCAGCCTTTCGGCATGCACCCGGTGCTGCAAGAACCCAAATTCTCCAGCCTGCACTCCGGCTCCGAGGCCATGCGCCGAGTCTGTCTCCCAGCCCCGCAGGTACGTAGTGGAGCATAATTACCGCTCTAAGGCACAGTTTTTGACAGGCACTAGCTTCATGTTTATTTCATGTCGCCCAGAACAATCGCCGCTGTCTGAACCCCTCTCCTTGTCTCCCCTGCGCTCTCTCCCGGCGCTCTCTCTCATTCATGTCTCTGATCCACACGTCTGTTCCAGCAGAGCTGCTGCCTCCGTATTAATTTTTATGACCTGGGCTTTGAGGAGAGGCATCTCAGTTGcttgaaaatgtgttttaatcCTGAGTTGACAGTATTCCCTACTGACCGTGCTGTGCGCCTTCTCGCTTGCAGCTGCAGGGTAATATATTTGGAAGCTTTGATGAGAGCCTGCTGGCACGCGCCGAAGCTCTGGCGGCAGTGGATATCGTCTCCCACGGCAAGAACCATCCGTTCAAGCCCGACGCCACCTACCATACCATGAGCAGCGTGCCCTGCACGTCCACCTCGTCCACGGTGCCCATCTCCCACCCGGCAGCGCTCACCTCGCACCCGCATCACGCAGTGCACCAGGGCCTCGAAGGTGACCTGCTGGAGCACATCTCGCCCACGCTTAGCGTGAGCGCCTTGGGCGCGCCAGAGCACTCGGTGATGCCGGCTCAGATTCACCCGCACCATCTAGGCGCCATGGGCCACCTGCACCAGGCTATGGGCATGAGTCACCCGCACGCCGTGGCGCCTCACAGCACTATGCCCGCTTGCCTTAGTGACGTGGAGTCAGACCCTCGCGAGCTGGAGGCCTTTGCCGAGCGCTTCAAGCAGCGACGCATCAAGTTGGGGGTAACCCAGGCGGACGTGGGTGCGGCTCTAGCTAATCTCAAGATCCCTGGCGTGGGTTCACTCAGCCAGAGCACCATCTGCAGGTTCGAGTCTCTCACTCTCTCGCACAACAACATGATTGCTCTCAAGCCGGTGCTCCAGGCCTGGCTGGAGGAAGCGGAGGCTGCTTACCGAGAGAAGAACAGCAAGCCGGAGCTCTTCAATGGCAGCGAGCGCAAGCGCAAACGCACGTCGATCGCCGCTCCTGAGAAGCGCTCACTCGAGGCCTATTTTGCCATCCAGCCACGTCCTTCATCCGAGAAGATTGCGGCCATTGCTGAGAAACTGGACCTTAAAAAGAACGTGGTGAGGGTCTGGTTTTGTAACCAGAGACAGAAACAGAAACGAATGAAGTACTCAGCTGTCCACTGACTGCGGCGGGGCAAAGCATCGGGAGTCGGGAGATGGCAGGGACGGTTATAGGAAACGCCAAAGTGTTTCCTAGCAGGTCAGGCTCTCTCCTCCGAAGCCACAGACTTTCCCCTTTATCCCGCCTAGTTGCCTCCCggccttctctttttctttttttctattcccaccaaAAAAGTTTTGGCGCTaggaaaaaatgcaaaagtgGCCGGCTTGGTGGGACTTGTGCTGTCCGTGGTGCTGAAACCCGCACTCGCACGTTGGACAGCGAGACCTCAGGGCAGGAGCCTCAAAGCAGAGGATAGTGGATTGGTTCCGCCGCCCGACGATGGGGTGAAAGCGCCACTTTGCTaagagcaattaggcaagggGTGAAGGGATGGAAAGGAAgtgataaataataatataaagtatAGGATCTAAGTGGAACACAAACGTACTGGAGATTTATTAGAGTATATAAAATACACTTATGTTTCCAAAGGATAGCCTTATACTCCCTTCTCCGCCTAAATTCTATCCATCTTATCCTTGGGTTTGCAGTAAATTCTCAAAAAGTAGCATGGATTAGGTTCAGGGAAAGTGTGTGGAGAGTTGGGGGCTCTGAGCTGTTGGTGGTAAGTAGGGCTCCGGAAAAGTGGGCCCAATCCAGCGACTGAAAATGCTGGGATCCCTTGGCTATTTGTAAGCAGCAGCCACACCAGCTCTGGCCATCCTTCACGACCTGCTGGCGTTTGAGGGGTAACTACTGCCGgttggagggagggatggggagggagtgTGTGGGGGGATGTTGAGTTGGTAGTGTTCTGACCAGACTGAATGAGGACTCTCCGACCTCAGCTGCTGCTCTTGCCAGACTGCCGGCTCAGTGCTCCAAAGTGACTGTAACTTCTCCGAATCATATGCAAGTCCTTCCAACACATCTAACCTCTTTGCGCTTTTATTACTGTTGTTGTTGGCATCAGTTGAttccaattatttatttaactccgcttctttccttcctctttatgTGAGTGTCTCTCGTTGGAGGTTCACTTATAGTTTTGCGCGGGAAAAGGAGCAGGACCACCGACCTGGACTTTTCCCATCCTAGTCCCTCTGACCccatcatgttttattttttcgtTGATCCTTGTAGTTTGTGTGTTGCGTGTGACCTTTGGTTTCATTCTCTGAATtgatgcaaataaaatattaagttttttcctctttctccccccTTGAATTTACTtctaaaataaatgctttatttttcaacCCGAATCGCAGTAATTTTCCTTCTCGGATGCTAAGGGTACTGGTCTTGGGAggatttaaaagtgaaaatccaAAAGGGTTGGACTGTCACTTCCTGCCAGCCAGCCCCCAGCCATCTCTTCTCTGCATTCCTCTCCCCTGCAATCTCTCACTCTTACCGGGATCTCTTCGGGGAGATCTGACTATTTAAAGGCACTTTCTTCTGCACTGCCCATCGATCAGATCAGACTATTCTCTGGATTTAACTTCAAttccaaactttgcactctgaCTGGTGGGAGTTCCGGCTCCACTCATT harbors:
- the Pou4f3 gene encoding POU domain, class 4, transcription factor 3, which produces MMAMNAKQPFGMHPVLQEPKFSSLHSGSEAMRRVCLPAPQLQGNIFGSFDESLLARAEALAAVDIVSHGKNHPFKPDATYHTMSSVPCTSTSSTVPISHPAALTSHPHHAVHQGLEGDLLEHISPTLSVSALGAPEHSVMPAQIHPHHLGAMGHLHQAMGMSHPHAVAPHSTMPACLSDVESDPRELEAFAERFKQRRIKLGVTQADVGAALANLKIPGVGSLSQSTICRFESLTLSHNNMIALKPVLQAWLEEAEAAYREKNSKPELFNGSERKRKRTSIAAPEKRSLEAYFAIQPRPSSEKIAAIAEKLDLKKNVVRVWFCNQRQKQKRMKYSAVH